In the genome of Nonomuraea sp. NBC_00507, the window TGGAAGGCTGGGACGAGGATGGGATAGCCCACGTAGGGGGCCAGGTGGCGGTAGAGCTCCCTGATGGCCTCGGGGTCGACGCCGTTGGACAGGGCCATCTGGACGTGCATGGCCAGGGGCAGATCCAGATGCGGGTGGCACAGGTCGGCGGTCAGGCAGACGAAGGCCTTCTCGCGCATGGTCAGGTGGGTCAGGCCCCACAGGTTGTGGCCCGCGCCGACCGCGAGCTGGGCGAAGACGGGGTCGAGCGCGACGAGGGCGTCGGCTCCGGCGAGCTGGGTCATGGGGTGCTCCGTTCAGGACAGGTCGAGGGTCAGGACAGGCCCAGTGCGCGCAGCCGCAGGGCGTCGAGGGTGTATTGGGGGAGGATGCGGCCGAGCGTGCTCATCAGCCGTGATTTCTTGCCGACCGGGTAGCGGGAACGCGGCTTGCGGGCGGTCAGGGCGTGCAGGACGGCGCGGGCGACCACGTCGGGGCTGGAGCCGGAGCGTTCCTCCTTCAGGCCGCTGGTGACCATGGTCTGGTAGGCGGCGCCGTACAGGCGTCTGCCTTCCTCGCCGATGGCGGCCAGGCGGGGTTCGACCTCGCCTTCGAGCTTGTCGACGGCGGCGGTGTGGATGGAGCCGGGTTCGATGAGGACCGCGCGGATGCCCCAGGGCTTGACCTCCATGCGCAGCGCGTCGTTGAGGGAGCGGATGGCGTGTTTGGAGGAGCACAGCGGGCCGCCGAAGGGCAGGGTGATCCAGCTGCCGACCGAGCCGACGGTGACGACGCGGCCTTTCGAGGCGCGCAGCTTCGGCAGCATGGCCTGGGTGACGGCCATCTGGCCGAAGACGTTGACCTCGTACTGCAGGCGCAGCGCGTCCAGGGAGACGAATTCCAGGGGGCCGGTGACGCCGATGCCGGCGTTGTTGACCAGGGCGTCCAGGCGGCCGATCGTCCTGACCGCCTCGGCGATCTGGCCGGGGTCGGTGACGTCCAGCGTGATCGGGGTGACGGTCGGGCCGAGGGCCTGGCCGTCGGCCTCCTTGCGGACTCCGGCGTAGACGGTGAAGCCCTCGCGGGCCAGCAGCAGGGCGGTGGCCCGCCCGATTCCAGTGGAAGCACCGGTCACCAGGACGGTTTTCGACATGAGTGGTCCTTCCGGGTCCAGGTCAGTAGGAGGCGCGCATCAGCTCGGTCGCCCATTCCGGTGGGCGTCCAGACTGATCACGATCGTACGGCCCGCCGGTTCCGGCCGAATCAGTCATGGTGGCTGAAGTCTTGCGAGGCTCCCACCGGCTGGTTAGGTGACGTGCTCCTGCCCATGAATGGGGAGGATCCTCATGGCCGCTACGCCGCCACCCCGTGCGGGGTGGTGCGGGTGGGCCCGCCATGAGGTGCTTGACGCTTCACCAGCCCCAATACGGCAGGGCCTCCACGTCCGGTGACCGCCCGTCCGGCGGCTGAGTGGTACCGATACAACTGGGTGCGGGCGGCGTTGACGTCGGCGTTGCCGATCCACCCGCATGCGGTGTTGTTGCACACGAACCGGGACTGACTCTGGCGGGAGCCTTCGGTGATCGTGTGGCAGGCGTGGCATTCCTGGCTGGTGCCCGGCGCCGGGATGTAGACGACCTTGCCACCCTTGTCGGTGGCCTTGTAGGTGAGGAACTCGGCGGTGCGTCCCCACGCCTGCTCGGCGATGGCCCGGTTCAGGCCGCGTTTTTGGGCGACGTTCCTGCCCGGCTGTTCGGGGGTGCCGGAGGCGCTCGCCATCATGTTCGTGACCTTGAGGTCGTCGAGCACGATGACGCCGAACCGGTCGGTGAGCTTAGCGGTGGTCTGGTGCTGCCAGTCGATGGCCCGGCGCTTGGCTTTGGCGCGCAGGCGGGCGATCTGGCCGTAGGTGTGCTTCAGCCGGTTACTGGCAGGCTGTCCGGGTTTCGCCGCTCGTTTCTGGCGGGCGGCTTTGCGTTCCAGACGGAGCAGCCGCTCCTGCTCCCCGCCGGTCAGCCACTGGTCACGGTGGAAGATCTTCTCCCCGGTGGCCAGCGCGAGCGGTACGGCGATGCCCCGGTCGATCGCGGTGTGCGGCCCCTGGTGCGGGGCCTGGGGTGCCTGCATGGTCTGGGTGCGGAACACGATGTGCCACCCGCCTGCCTCCTTCACTAATCGCGCCCCGGTGATCTTGCCGTCCGGGCCGCCCTTCGTGACCCCGGGCAGGTCTTTGGTCCACCGGAAGCGGACCCGGCCGAGTTTGGGGATGGTGACCGCGCCCCACCGCCGGTTGATCCGGGTGATGTTCAGGTCCCGCGCCTGGGGGACGTCCACGGCCATCCGGGAGCGCAATCGGCTCTTGAACGTAGATGGCGATCACTTTCCTGGACTTCACCGGGCGGGTGTAGCTGAAGGCGATCCACCCGCTCCAGCCCAGCACGCTGGCGACCACGAGGATGATGGCACCTTGGATGGGGAGGGTCAGCAGTGCCCAGGTGCAGAAGGCGGCGGCTAGGATCGCCATCACGGTCGCCGAGTAGGGCTCAGGTCGTTTGGTCATGGCCGAAACCCTAGGAAGATGGTTCTATCGGTCGCCTCTGTCGGATGACTGATCGAGGCCCGGGGCACATCAGTCACCTTGACGGAGGCGATGCCGCACGGGCTCTGTTCGGGAACGACGATGGCCATGACCCGCTCCGCGATCTGGAGGGGTGGTACGCGGGTAGTCGCACCGTGACGCGGAGCCCGCCGGCGGGGCGGGGAGTGAGGGTGAGGGTTCCGTCGTGTGCTTGGGCGATGCTTTTGACGATTGCCAGGCCGAGTCCGACACCGGCGTGGTCGGTGCGTATGCGTTTGGTGCCGCGCTGAAACGGCTCGACAAGCGTGGAAACCAATTGTGGGGCGAGCTTCTCGCCGGTGTTCTCGACAGTGAGCACCACCGCCTTGGGTTGAACGCTGGTCGTGACCCACACGGTGCCCTGTTCAGGCAGGTTGTGAACGATCGCGTTGTGCACGAGGTTCGTCGTCATCTGCAGCAGGAGCTCGTGTGAGCCGATGGTGGGGGTCACGTCGCCGGAGGTCTCGATGGTGAGGCCGCGTTTTTCCGCGAGGGGGAGGAGCGTTTCGGTGGCTTCTTCCGCGATGAGGGACAGGTCGACGTGTAGTCGGGTGAAGGACCGTTTGTCGGCGCGGCTGAGCAGGAGCAATGCTTCAGTGAGGTTGATCGCTCGGGTGTTGACGGTGTGGAGGCGGTCGAGGAGTTCGCCGGTGTCGCGGTTCAGATCGTTGCGGGCCACGTCGAGAAGTGTCTGCGAGATCGCCAGTGGGGTGCGCAGTTCGTGGGAGGCGTTGGCTGCGAATCTCTGCTGTTCGGTGACGTGAGCTTCGAGCCGCATGAGCATGGTGTCGAAGGCGTCGGCGAGTTCGCGGAACTCATCTCTGGGGCCCTGTAGCCGGATTCGGTGGGAGAGTGATCCGTTCGCGGCCATGCGTGTGGCCTGTGTGATGTGAGTCAGAGGGGTGAGCATGCGGCCGGCGAGAATCCACCCTCCCACGAGACCGAACACCAGCAGGAACGCCCAAACTGCGGCTGCCCGCGGAGCGAAAGCGCTCAGGAGGTCGGATTGGTTGGGAACAAAAGGACCGAGGGCCCGGATCGGACCGTCGGGCACATAACGCAGAAGGAACAACCACACCGTCGCGAGCAGCAAGGCTCCTGCAAGCATGACGAACCCGGCATAGCTGAGAGTAAGTTTGAGGCGAACGCTCAAACCAGGCGTCCTATCCACGGCTCACTCCCTCACGTCCGGTGCCGGGTGCTGTGTCGATGCGGTAGCCGACGCCGGCCACGGTGGCGATGATCCCGGGTTCGCCGAGCCGTTTGCGCAGTGCCGAGACAGTGATGCGCACGGCGTTGGTGAAGGGGTCGGCGTTCTCGTCCCACGCTCGCTCCAAGAGTTCTTCGGCGCTGATCACACCGCCTTCGGCGGCGACGAGGACTTCGAGCACGGCGAACTGTTTGCGGGTGAGCGCGACGTAGCGGCCCTCGCGGTAGACCTCGCGGCGGAACGGATCCAGACGCAGGCCTGCGATCTCTCGCACGGGTGGTCTGTTGTGGGCGCGCCTGCGGTCGAGTGCTCTGAGACGGAGCACGAGCTCCCGGAGTGCGAAGGGCTTGGTGAGGTAGTCGTCGGCGCCGAGTTCGAACCCGGAGGCCTTGTCGTCGAGCCGGTCGGCAGCGGTGAGCATGAGGATGGGCATGCCGCTGCCGGAGGCGACGATGCGTTTGGCGATCTCGTCGCCGGAGGGGCCGGGGATATCGCGGTCGAGGACGGCGATGTCGTAGGCGTTGATGCTCAGCAGTTCCAGAGCGGTGTCACCGTCACCGGCGAGGTCGGCGGCGATCGCTTCCAGCCGTAGGCCATCGCGGATGGCTTCTGCCAAATAGGGCTCGTCCTCGACGACCAACACACGCATACTCTCGAGGTTACGAGCCGGAGCATATCGTCGGCATATCGAAAACCTCATACGTGCTGACAACGCCGCGCTGCCTTGACTGCAGGCATGACCTGCAGGGAACCAGCACGAAGAGCAGCCCGCCGTACGCGATCGACCATCCTCGCTGCCCTTGTAGTCATCAGCGCGGCGCTTATCGGGGTCCTCGCTTACCGGACCCTGGCCTCCTCGGCGGCATCACCCATCGACATTCTTCAGGGCGACCGCCAGGGTGCACTTGGCGAGGCAGATGGCGCCGTGCCCGACGGCGTGACGGTCTTCGACGACGAATTTCCGGCCGTGGCCAACCTCGACCACGAGCTGCTCGCCGCCCTGCGCCAAGCTGCGACTGATGCCGCGCACGACGGGGTCGAGTTCTTCGTCAATAGTGGCTGGCGTTCCCCGGCGTACCAGGAACAACTACGCCATGAGGCGGTTTCGGAGTACGGCTCAGAAGAGGAAGCCGCCCGATGGGTGGCCACCGCGGACAAGTCTCTTCACGTGTCGGGGGACGCGGTCGACATCGGGCCCTCCGATGCCACGGCATGGCTGTCCAAGCACGGCGCCGAGTACGGGCTGTGCCAGATCTACCGCAACGAACCCTGGCACTACGAACTGCGCCCCGAAGCCATCGATGACGGCTGCCCGCCCATGTACGCCGACCCCACGCACGATCCAAGGATGCAGCAGTGATCAGCACGCTCGGCATGACGCGTCACCGGCGCGGCGCCGGCCGGTACGGCAGCGTCCACCGGCCGTCACGGCGCACCGAGCCGTGCCGCCTGCGTTAACAAGCCTCCTCTTTGACAGCCTAGGAGTCCTAGGATAAACCTAGGGATCCTAGGAGTGTAGGGAGGATGCATGGCGCGGGCCAGGCTGACAGCGGAGCAGGTGACGATCGCGGGCGCCGAGCTGGCGGACGAGGTGGGGCTCGACCAGGTGACGATCGCGGAGGTGGCGCGGCGGCTCGGTGTGAAGGACGCCAGCCTCTACACCCACGTCCGCAGTCTGGAGGACCTGCGCGGACGGATCGCGCTGCTGGCGGCGGACGAAAAGACCGTCCAGATAGCGGATGCCACCGCGGGCCGGGCGGGCAAGGATGCGCTGGTCGCGTTCGCGAATGCCTGGCGGGAGTACGCCCGTGAGCATCCGGGTCGCTACATGGCGACGCAGACTCCGATCCAGATCGACCCGGAGCTGGCCGCAAAGGCGCCCGGGCCGCGGCGTGCGGTCGAGCTGACCTACAGCATGCTGCGTGCCTACGGACTGGAAGAGCCGGACCTGACCGACGCGGTCCGGGTGCTGCGCAGCACGTTCCACGGGTTTGTCGCCCTGGAGGCGGCGGGCGGGTTCGGGCATGAGCGCTCGCCGCAGGACTCGTGGGTCCGCGCACTCGACGCCC includes:
- a CDS encoding SDR family oxidoreductase — protein: MSKTVLVTGASTGIGRATALLLAREGFTVYAGVRKEADGQALGPTVTPITLDVTDPGQIAEAVRTIGRLDALVNNAGIGVTGPLEFVSLDALRLQYEVNVFGQMAVTQAMLPKLRASKGRVVTVGSVGSWITLPFGGPLCSSKHAIRSLNDALRMEVKPWGIRAVLIEPGSIHTAAVDKLEGEVEPRLAAIGEEGRRLYGAAYQTMVTSGLKEERSGSSPDVVARAVLHALTARKPRSRYPVGKKSRLMSTLGRILPQYTLDALRLRALGLS
- a CDS encoding RNA-guided endonuclease InsQ/TnpB family protein — translated: MDVPQARDLNITRINRRWGAVTIPKLGRVRFRWTKDLPGVTKGGPDGKITGARLVKEAGGWHIVFRTQTMQAPQAPHQGPHTAIDRGIAVPLALATGEKIFHRDQWLTGGEQERLLRLERKAARQKRAAKPGQPASNRLKHTYGQIARLRAKAKRRAIDWQHQTTAKLTDRFGVIVLDDLKVTNMMASASGTPEQPGRNVAQKRGLNRAIAEQAWGRTAEFLTYKATDKGGKVVYIPAPGTSQECHACHTITEGSRQSQSRFVCNNTACGWIGNADVNAARTQLYRYHSAAGRAVTGRGGPAVLGLVKRQAPHGGPTRTTPHGVAA
- a CDS encoding sensor histidine kinase; amino-acid sequence: MSVRLKLTLSYAGFVMLAGALLLATVWLFLLRYVPDGPIRALGPFVPNQSDLLSAFAPRAAAVWAFLLVFGLVGGWILAGRMLTPLTHITQATRMAANGSLSHRIRLQGPRDEFRELADAFDTMLMRLEAHVTEQQRFAANASHELRTPLAISQTLLDVARNDLNRDTGELLDRLHTVNTRAINLTEALLLLSRADKRSFTRLHVDLSLIAEEATETLLPLAEKRGLTIETSGDVTPTIGSHELLLQMTTNLVHNAIVHNLPEQGTVWVTTSVQPKAVVLTVENTGEKLAPQLVSTLVEPFQRGTKRIRTDHAGVGLGLAIVKSIAQAHDGTLTLTPRPAGGLRVTVRLPAYHPSRSRSGSWPSSFPNRARAASPPSR
- a CDS encoding response regulator transcription factor; translation: MRVLVVEDEPYLAEAIRDGLRLEAIAADLAGDGDTALELLSINAYDIAVLDRDIPGPSGDEIAKRIVASGSGMPILMLTAADRLDDKASGFELGADDYLTKPFALRELVLRLRALDRRRAHNRPPVREIAGLRLDPFRREVYREGRYVALTRKQFAVLEVLVAAEGGVISAEELLERAWDENADPFTNAVRITVSALRKRLGEPGIIATVAGVGYRIDTAPGTGREGVSRG
- a CDS encoding M15 family metallopeptidase, translated to MPDGVTVFDDEFPAVANLDHELLAALRQAATDAAHDGVEFFVNSGWRSPAYQEQLRHEAVSEYGSEEEAARWVATADKSLHVSGDAVDIGPSDATAWLSKHGAEYGLCQIYRNEPWHYELRPEAIDDGCPPMYADPTHDPRMQQ
- a CDS encoding TetR/AcrR family transcriptional regulator produces the protein MARARLTAEQVTIAGAELADEVGLDQVTIAEVARRLGVKDASLYTHVRSLEDLRGRIALLAADEKTVQIADATAGRAGKDALVAFANAWREYAREHPGRYMATQTPIQIDPELAAKAPGPRRAVELTYSMLRAYGLEEPDLTDAVRVLRSTFHGFVALEAAGGFGHERSPQDSWVRALDALHVLLEHWPPSREGDPK